Proteins co-encoded in one Christiangramia fulva genomic window:
- the mvaD gene encoding diphosphomevalonate decarboxylase yields the protein MSEKDFIPKGKSEKAEKGEITWQSPSNIALVKYWGKKQNQIPANPSISFTLSNCHSTTTLKFAEKEEASKNFDFSFYFEGKKKEEFRPKIQQFFERIENYCPYIKEYRFEIHSENSFPHSSGIASSASGMSALALCLMSLEKQIYPDTSEEFFRKKASFLARLGSGSACRSIEGGLVVWGEHPEIENSSNLFGISYPYEVAPVFKTYKDTILLVDKGEKTVSSTVGHDLMHGHPYADSRFDQANENLRKLKQILKSGDLEEFIKIVESEALSLHAMMMSSLPYFILMKPNTLEIINRIWEYRKSKNIPVCFTLDAGANVHLLYPQENESQVLEFIKNELVAYCQKGHYICDEVGIGARKLTMDNG from the coding sequence ATGTCCGAAAAGGATTTTATCCCAAAGGGAAAGTCGGAAAAAGCGGAAAAAGGGGAAATCACCTGGCAATCACCCAGTAATATTGCCCTGGTAAAATACTGGGGGAAGAAACAAAACCAGATTCCGGCTAATCCTTCCATAAGTTTTACGCTTTCGAATTGTCATAGCACGACCACCTTAAAATTTGCAGAAAAAGAAGAGGCTTCTAAAAATTTTGATTTCAGCTTTTATTTCGAAGGCAAAAAGAAGGAAGAATTCCGGCCAAAAATCCAGCAGTTCTTCGAGCGAATTGAAAATTACTGTCCGTATATAAAAGAGTATCGTTTCGAGATCCATAGTGAAAATTCTTTTCCTCATAGCAGCGGAATTGCTTCCTCAGCAAGTGGAATGAGTGCTCTGGCGCTTTGCCTGATGTCACTGGAAAAACAAATTTATCCTGATACTTCCGAAGAATTTTTTCGGAAAAAAGCTTCTTTTCTAGCTCGCTTGGGTTCGGGAAGCGCTTGCCGGAGCATCGAAGGCGGACTCGTGGTTTGGGGAGAACACCCGGAAATTGAGAATTCATCTAATCTTTTCGGAATTTCATATCCATACGAAGTTGCTCCTGTTTTCAAAACCTACAAAGACACTATTTTACTTGTAGACAAAGGCGAAAAAACTGTAAGTAGCACAGTGGGCCATGATTTGATGCACGGCCACCCTTATGCTGACAGCCGTTTCGATCAGGCGAATGAAAATTTGAGAAAACTGAAGCAAATTCTGAAATCGGGAGATTTGGAAGAATTCATAAAAATAGTTGAAAGCGAAGCGCTGAGCCTGCACGCGATGATGATGAGCAGCCTGCCTTATTTTATCCTGATGAAACCCAATACGCTCGAAATTATCAACCGAATCTGGGAATATCGAAAATCGAAAAATATTCCTGTTTGCTTTACGCTCGACGCCGGTGCGAACGTACATTTGCTATATCCGCAAGAAAATGAATCACAAGTTTTAGAATTCATTAAGAATGAGCTTGTTGCGTATTGTCAAAAAGGGCATTACATTTGCGACGAAGTTGGTATTGGCGCAAGAAAATTGACAATGGACAATGGATAA
- a CDS encoding four helix bundle protein, which yields MLKENIIKSKSFLFSVKVVTLYKLLVSEKKEFVMSKQLLRSGTAIGALVRESEHAESRQDFIHKLSIGLKEANETEYWIDLLNASDFLDHDQYQNFKKDIQEILRLLVSIIKTSKQK from the coding sequence ATGCTAAAAGAGAATATCATAAAATCTAAGAGTTTTTTATTCTCGGTTAAAGTTGTTACTTTGTATAAGTTATTAGTTTCTGAAAAGAAGGAATTTGTAATGTCCAAACAGTTATTGAGATCTGGCACTGCAATTGGAGCATTAGTAAGGGAATCAGAACATGCAGAAAGCAGGCAGGATTTTATCCATAAGTTGTCAATTGGTCTTAAAGAAGCTAATGAAACTGAATACTGGATTGATTTATTAAATGCCTCAGATTTTTTAGACCATGATCAATACCAAAATTTCAAAAAAGACATACAGGAAATTTTGAGATTACTTGTTTCAATTATAAAAACGTCAAAACAGAAGTAA
- a CDS encoding mevalonate kinase family protein, which produces MKGPLFYSKILLFGEYGIIKDSKGLSIPYNFYNGALKVEENLSDTAKKSNENLRKFTAYLETLQQNNPQLVQFDLEALRKDIERGMYFDSSIPQGYGVGSSGALVAAIYDKYANDKITVLENLTRDKLLKLKKIFGEMESFFHGKSSGLDPLNSYLSIPILINSKENIEPAGIPSQTENGTGAVFLLDSGTVGETGPMVSIFMENMKQEPFRKMVKDQFVKHTDACVDDFLKGDVKSLFKNVKKLSHTVLDNFKPMIPSQFHKLWKKGIETNDYYLKLCGSGGGGYILGFTEDIEKARKALKGYNLEVVYNF; this is translated from the coding sequence ATGAAAGGACCTCTATTTTATTCAAAAATCCTTCTCTTCGGAGAATACGGGATCATTAAGGATTCCAAAGGTCTGTCGATTCCTTATAATTTTTACAATGGCGCTTTGAAAGTAGAAGAAAACCTCAGCGACACTGCAAAAAAATCGAATGAAAATCTTCGGAAATTTACAGCTTACCTGGAGACTCTTCAGCAAAATAATCCGCAGCTGGTCCAGTTCGATCTGGAGGCTTTAAGGAAAGATATTGAACGTGGAATGTACTTCGACTCCAGCATCCCTCAGGGATACGGAGTGGGAAGCAGCGGTGCTTTGGTAGCGGCCATTTACGATAAATATGCGAATGATAAGATCACGGTTTTGGAAAACCTTACCCGTGATAAACTCCTGAAGCTGAAAAAGATTTTTGGTGAAATGGAATCTTTTTTCCACGGAAAATCATCGGGACTGGACCCTCTGAATTCTTACCTCAGCATTCCTATTCTGATCAATTCCAAAGAAAATATTGAACCTGCCGGTATTCCTTCTCAAACCGAAAACGGAACAGGTGCCGTTTTTCTTTTAGACAGCGGTACAGTAGGAGAAACCGGGCCTATGGTGAGTATTTTCATGGAAAATATGAAGCAGGAGCCATTTAGAAAAATGGTAAAAGATCAATTTGTAAAACATACTGATGCCTGCGTGGACGATTTTCTGAAGGGTGATGTAAAATCGCTGTTCAAAAATGTTAAAAAACTCTCCCATACGGTACTCGATAACTTCAAACCTATGATCCCCTCTCAATTCCACAAGCTTTGGAAAAAAGGGATCGAAACCAACGATTATTACCTCAAACTTTGTGGTTCGGGTGGTGGTGGCTATATTCTTGGTTTCACCGAAGATATAGAGAAAGCCCGAAAAGCACTTAAAGGATATAATTTAGAAGTGGTTTACAACTTCTAA
- a CDS encoding geranylgeranylglycerol-phosphate geranylgeranyltransferase gives MASISNKRLLLKILSLFSVVRGYNILVVIIAQYMASAFILAHDRPLREILFDTNLFFLILASASTIASGYIINNFYDSEKDLINRPKKTMLDRVISQRTKLSVYFMLNFATIFFASYVSFRAVVFFSIYIFAIWLYSYRLKRILFVGNLVASVLTITPFFVVFVYYKNFETVIFIHAMFLYLMIVMRELVKDLENMQGDLAQNYHTIPLVYGEKWSKFFLTCCAILALFPIYLLVTRFEIGQMNIYFYASVILLFIFLLLLYFSRAKWQYLLLHNILKLIIVAGVFSILLIDVNEVLNRVF, from the coding sequence ATGGCAAGTATTTCCAATAAACGCCTGCTACTGAAAATTCTGAGTCTATTTTCGGTGGTTCGAGGTTATAATATCCTGGTGGTAATTATCGCCCAGTACATGGCCTCGGCCTTTATCCTGGCCCACGACCGACCGCTTCGGGAAATCCTGTTTGATACCAACCTGTTTTTTTTGATCCTTGCTTCAGCGAGTACTATCGCCTCAGGTTACATCATCAATAATTTTTACGACAGCGAAAAAGACCTTATCAACAGGCCCAAAAAGACGATGCTCGACCGCGTGATAAGCCAGCGCACGAAACTTTCGGTTTATTTTATGCTGAATTTCGCCACGATCTTTTTTGCCAGTTATGTCTCTTTTAGGGCCGTGGTTTTCTTTTCAATTTACATCTTTGCGATCTGGCTTTATTCCTATAGGCTAAAAAGGATTCTTTTTGTTGGAAACCTGGTGGCTTCGGTACTTACCATCACTCCTTTCTTTGTCGTTTTTGTGTATTACAAGAATTTTGAAACGGTGATTTTCATCCACGCCATGTTCCTATATTTAATGATCGTAATGCGGGAACTGGTTAAAGATCTGGAAAATATGCAGGGCGATCTCGCTCAGAACTATCACACCATCCCGCTGGTATATGGCGAAAAATGGAGCAAATTTTTTTTAACCTGCTGCGCGATACTGGCGTTGTTTCCAATTTATCTTTTGGTGACCAGGTTTGAAATCGGCCAGATGAATATTTATTTCTATGCTTCAGTAATACTCTTATTTATTTTTCTATTGCTCCTCTATTTCAGCCGCGCAAAATGGCAGTACCTGCTTTTACATAATATTCTTAAACTGATCATTGTGGCAGGTGTTTTCAGCATCCTCTTAATCGATGTAAATGAAGTGCTCAACCGTGTCTTTTAG
- a CDS encoding pseudouridine synthase, producing the protein MSRNSKDSESKYSGRQGGGKRKKSYARGNAPIKKKMEKSPLSNQEGIRLNKYIANSGICSRREADVYIAAGNVTVNGEVVTEMGHRVQLTDDVRFDGRRLNPEKPEYILLNKPAGFFVTGNPEMGGRTVMELISKATKAKVAPVGKLDNKAKGLLLFTNDGTLAKKLAKPKSGIRQIYEVKLNKNLSNEDLETIKKGVYIEGSKVPVTDISFIDNKPHDEVGLEINSIREHIVTRIFKSLGYEVESLDRVVFGGLTKKDLPRGRSRSLTQQEVINLGML; encoded by the coding sequence ATGAGCAGAAACTCAAAGGATTCAGAAAGTAAATACAGCGGAAGACAGGGCGGTGGAAAACGCAAAAAATCTTACGCGCGGGGAAATGCTCCTATTAAGAAGAAGATGGAAAAAAGTCCGCTTTCCAACCAGGAAGGTATTAGGCTGAATAAATATATCGCAAATTCGGGTATCTGTTCCCGTCGTGAAGCCGATGTGTATATCGCCGCCGGAAACGTTACCGTTAACGGTGAAGTAGTTACCGAAATGGGACATCGCGTTCAGCTTACCGATGATGTTCGTTTTGATGGCCGAAGGTTGAATCCTGAAAAACCCGAATACATTTTACTTAATAAACCTGCCGGCTTTTTCGTTACCGGAAACCCCGAAATGGGGGGGCGTACCGTCATGGAACTTATCTCCAAGGCTACCAAAGCAAAAGTGGCTCCGGTAGGCAAACTTGACAACAAGGCAAAAGGATTGTTGCTTTTTACCAATGATGGAACCCTCGCCAAGAAACTCGCTAAACCTAAAAGCGGAATTCGCCAGATCTATGAGGTAAAACTCAATAAGAACCTCAGTAACGAAGACCTGGAAACGATTAAAAAAGGAGTTTACATTGAAGGCTCAAAGGTTCCCGTAACCGATATTAGTTTTATCGATAACAAACCTCATGATGAAGTGGGCCTGGAGATCAATAGCATCAGGGAACATATAGTAACACGAATCTTTAAGAGCCTGGGCTATGAAGTGGAAAGCCTGGACCGTGTGGTTTTTGGCGGACTCACAAAAAAAGATCTGCCAAGAGGCCGATCGAGGTCCCTCACTCAGCAGGAGGTAATCAATCTGGGAATGCTCTAA
- a CDS encoding arginine decarboxylase — protein MNTKYSDLIDQTYYFPQEEFTLDGTELRFHDIDLMDLVEKYGAPLKFTYLPKISENINRAKGWFKNAIEKHDYKGSYNYCYCTKSSHFQHVLNEALKNDIHIETSSAFDINIVEKLKKKGKITDDTWVICNGFKRDIYVDNISRLMNGGHKKCLPIIDNYEELDLLTEKIKGKFQVGIRIASEEEPKFEFYTSRLGIGYKDIVPFYKKQIKDDEQVDLRMLHFFINTGIRDTAYYWNELNKCMKVYISLKRICPTLDSLNIGGGFPIKNSLAFDYDYQYMVEEIVNQIQLACEEAEVEAPNIFTEFGSFTVGESGGAIYEILYQKQQNDREKWNMIDSSFITTLPDTWAISKKFVMLAINRWNDEYERVLLGGLTCDSDDYYNSEQHTNAIYLPKFKREKPLYIGFFNTGAYQDTIGGFGGLQHCLIPQPKHVLIDKDKNGKITTKLFSEQQKAEDMLKILGYNSTN, from the coding sequence TTGAATACAAAGTATAGCGACCTGATAGACCAGACCTATTATTTCCCCCAGGAAGAATTTACTTTAGATGGCACCGAACTTAGATTTCACGATATCGATCTTATGGATCTCGTGGAAAAATATGGAGCGCCACTTAAGTTCACCTATCTTCCCAAAATTTCAGAAAATATCAATCGAGCAAAAGGATGGTTTAAAAATGCCATTGAAAAGCATGATTATAAGGGTTCTTATAATTATTGTTATTGCACGAAAAGCTCTCATTTCCAGCATGTACTGAATGAAGCTCTCAAAAATGATATTCATATTGAAACCTCTTCTGCTTTCGACATCAATATTGTTGAAAAACTGAAAAAAAAGGGTAAGATTACCGATGATACCTGGGTGATCTGCAACGGTTTTAAAAGAGACATTTATGTTGATAACATCAGCCGCCTGATGAATGGAGGTCATAAAAAATGTCTTCCGATCATCGATAATTATGAGGAACTTGACCTTTTAACCGAAAAGATCAAGGGAAAATTCCAGGTAGGGATCAGAATTGCTTCAGAAGAAGAACCAAAATTCGAATTTTATACTTCACGTCTTGGGATTGGATATAAAGACATCGTTCCATTTTACAAAAAACAGATCAAGGATGATGAGCAAGTAGACCTGAGAATGCTCCATTTCTTCATCAATACCGGAATTCGCGACACCGCCTATTACTGGAATGAGCTTAATAAATGTATGAAGGTCTATATCAGTCTGAAAAGAATTTGCCCTACGCTTGATAGCTTAAATATTGGTGGTGGCTTTCCTATAAAAAATTCGCTGGCATTCGATTATGACTATCAGTATATGGTGGAAGAGATCGTAAATCAAATTCAGCTTGCCTGTGAAGAGGCTGAAGTGGAAGCGCCAAACATTTTTACTGAATTCGGAAGTTTTACCGTTGGTGAAAGCGGCGGTGCTATCTATGAAATACTTTATCAGAAGCAGCAAAACGACCGTGAAAAGTGGAATATGATCGATTCTTCTTTTATCACCACTTTACCCGATACCTGGGCGATAAGTAAGAAATTCGTAATGCTGGCCATCAATCGCTGGAATGATGAATACGAAAGGGTTTTGCTTGGCGGGCTTACTTGCGACAGCGATGATTATTACAACTCTGAGCAGCATACCAATGCCATCTATCTACCAAAATTCAAAAGGGAAAAACCTTTATACATCGGCTTTTTCAATACCGGGGCCTACCAGGATACCATTGGAGGTTTCGGCGGATTGCAGCACTGCCTTATTCCGCAGCCAAAACATGTATTAATCGATAAAGACAAAAACGGAAAAATCACAACCAAACTGTTCAGCGAACAGCAAAAAGCTGAAGACATGCTGAAAATTTTAGGCTATAATTCAACCAACTAA
- the speB gene encoding agmatinase, whose product MSKKNYAGIPDKYARIDEAKVVLIPVPYDGTSTWQKGADKGPEAFLEASENMELYDIETRSEVYKKGVYLAPPVTEDESPEKMVEAVYKTTKNYIKQDKFVTLFGGEHSISIGSIRAFNESFEDLTVVQIDAHADLRPEYEGSKCNHACAMHEAGKTTNLIQVGIRSMDVSENDHMDENQVYFAHDLYEDWQDDAIGQMTPNVFITIDLDAFDPSILPSTGTPEPGGLFWYETLEFLKMMFKKKNVVGFDIVELCPNKNEKSSDFLAAKLYYKMLSYKFKYQNYNEEDDEDE is encoded by the coding sequence ATGAGCAAGAAGAATTACGCCGGGATACCCGATAAATATGCCCGCATCGACGAGGCCAAAGTGGTATTGATTCCTGTGCCTTACGATGGCACCAGCACCTGGCAAAAGGGAGCAGATAAAGGCCCCGAGGCATTTTTGGAAGCTTCGGAAAATATGGAGCTGTATGACATTGAAACGCGGAGTGAAGTTTACAAAAAGGGTGTTTACCTTGCCCCTCCCGTTACTGAAGACGAATCGCCTGAAAAAATGGTAGAAGCGGTTTATAAAACCACAAAGAATTACATAAAGCAAGATAAATTCGTTACGCTTTTTGGGGGGGAACACTCGATTTCCATCGGAAGTATTCGCGCTTTCAACGAATCTTTCGAAGACCTTACCGTGGTGCAGATCGATGCTCATGCCGATCTAAGACCTGAGTATGAAGGGTCTAAATGCAATCATGCCTGCGCAATGCACGAAGCAGGTAAAACCACTAACCTTATCCAGGTTGGAATTCGTTCCATGGACGTTTCAGAAAATGATCATATGGATGAAAACCAGGTTTATTTCGCGCATGACCTTTATGAAGACTGGCAGGATGACGCTATCGGGCAAATGACCCCCAATGTTTTTATCACGATCGATCTTGACGCTTTTGATCCAAGTATTCTTCCATCCACGGGAACTCCGGAACCAGGCGGATTATTCTGGTACGAAACCCTGGAGTTTCTGAAAATGATGTTCAAAAAGAAAAACGTGGTTGGCTTTGACATCGTGGAGCTTTGTCCGAATAAAAATGAGAAATCTTCAGATTTCCTTGCGGCCAAGCTTTACTACAAAATGTTGAGCTACAAATTCAAATATCAAAATTATAACGAAGAAGACGACGAAGATGAGTAA
- a CDS encoding deoxyhypusine synthase family protein, producing MSKGNISQFIEKYYKHFNAAALVDAAKDYEKQLQQGSKMLVSLAGAMSTAELGKIFAEMIRQGKVDIISCTGANLEEDVMNLVAHSHYKRVPNYRDLTPQEEWDLLEKGLNRVTDTCIPEEEAFRRIQKHIFEIWKEAEEKDERYLPHEYLYKLLLSGKLEEYYEIDLKDSWMYAAAEKNLPMVVPGWEDSTLGNIFASYCIKGELKTSTMKSGIEYMTFLANWYTDNSKNGIGFFQIGGGIAGDFPICVVPMLYQDLERTDTPFWSYFCQISDSTTSYGSYSGAVPNEKITWGKLDITTPKHIIESDATIVAPLIFAYLLDM from the coding sequence ATGAGTAAAGGCAACATATCTCAGTTCATAGAAAAATATTACAAACATTTTAATGCGGCCGCGCTTGTCGATGCTGCGAAAGACTACGAAAAACAGCTGCAGCAGGGATCCAAGATGCTGGTTTCGCTTGCCGGTGCGATGAGTACTGCTGAGCTTGGTAAGATCTTCGCAGAGATGATCCGCCAGGGAAAGGTTGATATTATTTCCTGTACAGGGGCGAACCTTGAGGAAGACGTGATGAACCTCGTCGCTCACAGTCATTATAAGCGAGTACCGAACTATCGTGATCTTACGCCTCAGGAAGAATGGGATCTGCTTGAAAAAGGCCTGAATCGGGTTACAGATACCTGTATTCCCGAGGAAGAAGCCTTCCGAAGAATTCAGAAGCATATTTTCGAGATCTGGAAAGAAGCCGAAGAAAAAGATGAACGCTATTTGCCTCATGAATATTTATATAAGCTTCTTTTAAGCGGAAAGCTTGAAGAATATTACGAGATCGACCTGAAAGATTCGTGGATGTATGCCGCGGCTGAAAAGAATTTGCCAATGGTGGTTCCCGGATGGGAAGACAGCACACTGGGGAACATTTTCGCTTCTTACTGTATCAAGGGTGAATTGAAAACCTCAACCATGAAATCGGGGATTGAATACATGACCTTCCTTGCCAACTGGTATACCGATAACTCCAAAAACGGAATCGGTTTCTTCCAGATTGGTGGTGGAATTGCCGGAGACTTCCCTATTTGCGTGGTACCGATGTTATACCAGGATCTGGAAAGAACCGATACTCCTTTCTGGAGCTATTTCTGCCAGATTTCTGATTCTACCACCAGTTACGGATCATATTCCGGAGCAGTGCCTAATGAAAAGATCACCTGGGGAAAACTGGATATAACCACACCAAAACATATCATTGAAAGTGACGCGACCATTGTCGCGCCACTGATATTCGCATATCTGCTGGATATGTAA
- a CDS encoding glycosyltransferase 87 family protein has protein sequence MDFRTLKLYKIPIIFAVACAAFYLSFAYDLERTDFIKLTGLYLGLFFLSFQFIKMQKHNFWVLVALALIYRLLFLFSMPNLSQDFYRFIWDGRLIAEGWNPFAYIPKELYGNPDFHIPQATPLLNGMGNLSAGHYSNYPPVSQLIFAIAGFLFPGNLLGSVMSMRFFLILADMGTLFFGAKLLKELKLAEYRIFWYILNPFVIIELTGNLHFEGLMVFLLVLSLYLLLKKKWFYSAIFFGLAVSVKLLPLMFLPLFYQYFRKNSSLINLQLYYLIVGLVVALTFIPFYSAEVFSNFLQSVGLWFGKFEFNASIYYIVRWVGFQIKGYNIIETAGKILPLFTLAFILFLSFFRKNHTLRQLIENMLFAVTFYLLLSTTVHPWYLAVPLLLSIFSRFRFMIVWSGAVVLSYFAYSNPTYEENLWLVALEYLIVFGYLGYEVFHQRKFRLPE, from the coding sequence ATGGATTTCCGAACTCTGAAACTTTATAAAATCCCCATCATTTTCGCTGTCGCCTGCGCGGCCTTTTACCTTTCTTTCGCCTATGACCTGGAGCGTACCGATTTTATAAAATTAACGGGGCTTTATCTCGGACTTTTCTTTCTCAGTTTTCAGTTTATAAAGATGCAGAAACATAATTTCTGGGTTTTAGTCGCACTGGCGCTTATTTATCGCTTATTATTTCTTTTCAGTATGCCCAATCTTTCGCAGGATTTTTACCGGTTCATCTGGGACGGAAGACTAATAGCTGAAGGCTGGAATCCTTTTGCCTATATTCCGAAAGAACTCTATGGAAATCCTGATTTTCATATACCGCAGGCAACCCCACTCTTGAACGGAATGGGTAATCTCAGCGCAGGGCATTATTCAAATTATCCGCCGGTGAGTCAGTTGATATTTGCTATCGCCGGATTCCTTTTTCCCGGAAATCTTTTGGGTTCAGTCATGAGCATGCGTTTTTTTCTCATTCTGGCCGATATGGGAACACTTTTTTTTGGCGCTAAACTTTTAAAAGAACTCAAACTGGCGGAATATCGCATCTTCTGGTATATTCTCAATCCGTTTGTGATCATTGAGCTCACCGGAAACCTCCATTTTGAAGGGCTTATGGTCTTTTTACTGGTATTGTCATTATATCTTCTTCTGAAGAAAAAATGGTTTTATTCGGCGATATTTTTTGGCCTGGCGGTTTCGGTAAAACTCCTGCCGTTGATGTTTTTGCCTTTATTTTATCAATATTTCCGGAAAAATTCGAGTCTGATAAACCTTCAACTATATTATCTGATAGTGGGATTGGTAGTTGCTCTGACCTTTATTCCTTTTTATTCTGCGGAAGTGTTTTCAAATTTCCTGCAGAGCGTAGGACTCTGGTTCGGAAAATTCGAGTTCAATGCCAGTATTTATTACATCGTCCGCTGGGTAGGTTTTCAAATTAAAGGCTACAATATTATTGAAACTGCCGGAAAAATTCTGCCGTTGTTTACCCTTGCTTTTATCCTTTTCCTGAGCTTCTTCAGAAAAAATCATACACTGCGCCAGCTTATCGAGAACATGCTTTTTGCGGTGACTTTCTATTTGTTACTTTCCACTACCGTACATCCCTGGTATTTAGCCGTTCCTTTGCTGTTAAGTATTTTCAGCCGATTTAGATTTATGATTGTCTGGTCTGGGGCGGTAGTGCTGAGCTATTTTGCTTATTCCAATCCTACCTATGAAGAAAATCTGTGGCTGGTTGCCCTGGAATATCTGATTGTTTTTGGCTATTTAGGATATGAAGTTTTTCACCAAAGAAAATTCCGATTGCCTGAATAA
- a CDS encoding cellulose synthase family protein, which translates to MINIAVIILYTLALLVIFIYSLSQLQLLLNYLKATKTPDNSEKFDFHAGDEFPFVTVQLPLYNEYYVVERLLKNIVKLDYPKNRLEIQVLDDSTDHSLEKTSEIIEKLQEEDFDIQHIVRKNRDGFKAGALKEGLKIAKGEYIAVFDSDFMPGSDWLLKTVPYFKNEKIGVVQTRWGHLNRDYSLLTRIQAFALDFHFILEQTGRNFGRNFINFNGTAGIWRKECILDAGNWSGDTLTEDLDLSYRAQMKKWEFKYLENVETPAELPVVISAARSQQFRWNKGAAENFRKNYRKLFKDPSVSFSTKFHGFFHLLNSSMFLIVLLIAILSIPVLYIQHTDPGFSWYFNLLAFFAISTIIFFGCYYVAYAKIHGKGFKNFLRYIGMFFTFFSVAMGFSVHNSVAVLEGHFGKRSEFIRTPKFNISSLKDSWKGNRYVKKQFSANLIIEILLFLYFGFGILSAFILKDYGLLLFHLMLFAGFGFVVFSSLKSEV; encoded by the coding sequence ATGATAAACATAGCGGTAATCATACTTTATACACTGGCATTACTCGTTATTTTTATTTATAGCCTTTCCCAACTTCAGCTGCTGCTGAATTACCTAAAAGCGACCAAAACTCCCGATAATTCTGAAAAATTCGATTTTCATGCAGGTGATGAATTCCCTTTTGTAACAGTGCAATTACCACTTTATAATGAATATTATGTGGTGGAACGCCTGCTGAAGAATATTGTAAAGCTTGATTATCCGAAAAACCGACTGGAAATTCAGGTGCTTGACGATTCCACCGATCATTCCCTCGAAAAAACTTCAGAAATAATTGAAAAACTTCAGGAAGAAGATTTTGATATACAACATATTGTCAGAAAGAACCGTGACGGTTTTAAGGCTGGCGCTTTAAAGGAAGGATTGAAAATTGCCAAAGGCGAATACATCGCTGTATTTGACTCCGATTTTATGCCGGGTTCCGATTGGCTTTTGAAAACCGTTCCTTATTTCAAGAATGAAAAGATTGGAGTCGTCCAAACCCGCTGGGGGCATTTGAACAGGGATTATTCGCTACTTACCAGAATTCAGGCCTTTGCACTTGATTTCCATTTTATCCTGGAACAGACCGGAAGAAATTTTGGGCGGAATTTTATCAATTTCAACGGGACGGCTGGAATCTGGCGAAAGGAATGCATTCTCGATGCGGGTAACTGGAGCGGCGATACCTTGACGGAAGATCTGGATCTAAGCTATCGCGCCCAGATGAAAAAATGGGAATTCAAATATCTCGAAAATGTCGAAACTCCCGCCGAACTTCCGGTGGTGATCAGCGCGGCACGAAGTCAACAGTTTCGTTGGAATAAGGGAGCCGCAGAAAACTTCAGGAAAAATTATCGCAAACTGTTCAAAGATCCTTCGGTTTCTTTCAGCACCAAATTCCACGGATTTTTCCACTTGCTCAATTCCAGTATGTTCCTGATCGTTCTTTTGATCGCGATTTTGAGCATCCCCGTGCTTTACATTCAGCATACCGATCCAGGATTTAGCTGGTATTTCAATCTGCTGGCCTTTTTTGCGATAAGTACGATCATCTTTTTTGGCTGTTATTACGTGGCTTATGCTAAAATTCACGGAAAGGGCTTTAAAAACTTCCTTCGCTATATCGGTATGTTTTTTACTTTTTTCTCGGTGGCCATGGGCTTTTCGGTTCATAATTCTGTTGCGGTGCTGGAAGGACATTTTGGGAAGCGATCGGAATTTATTAGAACGCCGAAATTCAATATCAGTTCGCTTAAGGATTCCTGGAAAGGAAACCGATATGTAAAAAAGCAATTTTCAGCTAATCTGATAATCGAGATTTTGCTGTTCCTGTACTTCGGATTTGGCATTTTAAGCGCTTTTATTTTGAAGGATTACGGCCTGCTTTTATTCCACCTCATGCTTTTTGCCGGTTTCGGATTTGTGGTCTTTAGCAGTCTGAAATCGGAAGTTTGA